A region of Mycolicibacterium brumae DNA encodes the following proteins:
- the folE gene encoding GTP cyclohydrolase I FolE produces the protein MAEFPEFDQERAEAAVRELLLAVGEDPERCGLRDTPARVARSFKEIFGGLYTDPDTVLETTFDEQHDELVLVKQIPMYSTCEHHLVAFHGVAHVGYIPGHDGRVTGLSKLARVVDLYAKRPQVQERLTGQIADAVMRKLDPRGVIVVIEAEHLCMAMRGVRKPGAITTTSAVRGQFKTDKASRAEALDLILRK, from the coding sequence ATGGCGGAATTTCCCGAGTTCGACCAGGAACGGGCCGAGGCGGCGGTGCGCGAGCTGCTGCTGGCCGTCGGCGAGGACCCCGAGCGCTGCGGGCTGCGGGACACCCCCGCCCGGGTGGCCCGCTCGTTCAAAGAGATCTTCGGCGGGCTCTACACCGACCCGGACACCGTGCTGGAGACCACCTTCGATGAGCAGCACGACGAACTGGTGCTGGTCAAGCAGATCCCGATGTACTCCACCTGCGAGCACCACCTGGTGGCCTTCCACGGGGTGGCGCACGTCGGATACATCCCCGGCCACGACGGCCGGGTGACCGGACTGTCGAAACTCGCCCGGGTGGTCGACCTGTACGCCAAACGCCCGCAGGTGCAGGAGCGGCTCACCGGGCAGATCGCCGACGCGGTGATGCGCAAACTCGATCCGCGCGGCGTCATCGTGGTGATCGAGGCCGAGCATCTGTGCATGGCGATGCGCGGGGTGCGCAAACCCGGCGCGATCACCACCACCTCGGCGGTGCGCGGACAATTCAAGACCGACAAGGCGTCCCGCGCCGAAGCCCTGGATCTGATCCTGCGTAAATGA
- the folB gene encoding dihydroneopterin aldolase encodes MPDTDRIELRGLTVRGNHGVFDHERRDGQDFVIDVVLWLDLAPAAASDDLADTYDYGVLAARAAEIVGGPARDLIETVAAEIADDVMTDERVQAVEVTVHKPSAPIPLDFADVAVVARRARPPQPRVRLV; translated from the coding sequence ATGCCTGACACCGACCGAATCGAACTGCGCGGCTTGACCGTTCGCGGCAACCACGGCGTGTTCGACCACGAGCGCCGCGACGGCCAGGACTTCGTCATCGACGTGGTGCTGTGGCTGGACCTGGCGCCGGCCGCCGCCTCCGACGACCTCGCCGACACCTACGACTACGGGGTGCTGGCCGCCCGGGCCGCCGAGATCGTCGGCGGGCCCGCGCGGGATCTCATCGAGACGGTGGCCGCCGAGATCGCCGACGACGTGATGACCGACGAGCGGGTGCAGGCCGTCGAGGTGACCGTGCACAAGCCGTCGGCGCCGATCCCGCTGGACTTCGCCGATGTCGCCGTGGTGGCCCGGCGCGCCCGCCCGCCGCAACCCCGGGTGAGGTTGGTGTGA
- the folP gene encoding dihydropteroate synthase encodes MRPAGIQVMGVVNVTDDSFSDGGLFLDPDHAVAHGLSLLADGADTLDVGGESTRPGAVRVPAAVELGRVLPVIRALAAAGATVSIDTTRAEIAAAALEAGAALVNDVSGGRADPAMAPLLAQAGVPWILMHWRPISADDPHRVPDYTDVVADVRAELLRSVDAAVAAGVAPENLIIDPGLGFAKNAAHNWALLRGLGELVATGIPVLVGASRKRFLGALLAADDGAPRPPDGRETATAVISALAVEHGVWGVRVHDVRASSDALKVVAAWTRGGADA; translated from the coding sequence ATGAGGCCCGCCGGCATTCAGGTGATGGGCGTCGTCAACGTCACCGACGACTCGTTCTCCGACGGCGGACTGTTTCTCGACCCGGATCACGCTGTGGCGCACGGTCTTTCCCTACTCGCCGACGGCGCGGACACCCTCGACGTGGGCGGTGAGTCGACCCGGCCCGGCGCAGTGCGGGTGCCGGCCGCCGTCGAGTTGGGCCGGGTGCTGCCGGTGATCCGCGCGCTGGCCGCCGCCGGCGCGACGGTCAGCATCGACACCACCCGCGCCGAAATCGCCGCCGCCGCACTGGAAGCCGGCGCCGCGCTGGTCAACGACGTCTCCGGCGGCCGCGCCGACCCGGCGATGGCCCCGCTGCTGGCCCAGGCCGGCGTCCCGTGGATCCTGATGCACTGGCGGCCGATCTCCGCCGACGACCCGCACCGGGTGCCCGACTACACCGACGTCGTCGCCGACGTGCGCGCCGAACTGCTGCGCTCCGTCGACGCCGCCGTGGCCGCTGGCGTCGCGCCGGAGAACCTGATCATCGACCCCGGACTGGGTTTCGCCAAGAACGCCGCGCACAACTGGGCGCTGCTGCGCGGGCTGGGCGAGCTGGTCGCCACCGGGATCCCGGTGCTCGTCGGGGCGTCCCGCAAGCGGTTCCTCGGCGCGCTGCTGGCCGCCGACGACGGCGCCCCCCGACCGCCGGACGGCCGGGAGACCGCGACCGCGGTGATCTCCGCGCTGGCCGTCGAACACGGGGTGTGGGGCGTGCGGGTGCACGACGTCCGCGCCTCGTCGGACGCGCTGAAGGTCGTCGCGGCCTGGACCCGAGGGGGAGCCGATGCCTGA
- a CDS encoding SIMPL domain-containing protein, whose product MPSAGKSRTLARLGAGSLIAATALALSGCDAASPVGSSSDVRQVSVTGTGKTEGTPDTLTASLTVSETASDANTAMAEANEVQTTVLDALVGAGVDRTDIATSNVTLNPQTSNDGNTVTGYQATNTITLTIRNAESASKILGIAVFNGGDAMRINNVDYSISDDSQMVKDARAKAFADAQARAEQYAELAGMKLGKIISILESPASVDVPSPAFESRTAAEPSNVPLEPGKQTLTFTVDISWELD is encoded by the coding sequence ATGCCCAGCGCCGGAAAATCCCGCACCCTCGCCCGCCTCGGAGCCGGTTCGCTGATCGCGGCCACGGCGCTCGCGCTGTCCGGTTGCGACGCGGCCAGCCCGGTCGGATCGTCCAGCGATGTGCGGCAGGTCAGCGTGACCGGCACCGGCAAGACCGAGGGCACCCCGGACACCCTCACCGCGAGCCTGACGGTCAGCGAAACGGCCTCGGACGCGAACACCGCGATGGCCGAGGCCAACGAGGTGCAGACCACCGTGCTCGACGCGCTCGTCGGCGCCGGGGTGGACCGCACCGACATCGCCACCAGCAATGTCACGCTGAACCCGCAGACCTCCAACGACGGCAACACCGTCACCGGCTACCAGGCCACCAACACCATCACGCTGACCATCCGCAACGCCGAGTCGGCGTCGAAGATCCTGGGCATCGCGGTGTTCAACGGCGGCGACGCGATGCGCATCAACAATGTGGACTACAGCATCAGCGACGATTCGCAGATGGTGAAGGACGCCCGCGCGAAGGCGTTCGCCGACGCTCAGGCCCGCGCCGAGCAGTACGCGGAGCTGGCCGGGATGAAGCTCGGCAAGATCATCTCGATCCTGGAATCGCCGGCCTCGGTCGACGTGCCGTCCCCGGCGTTCGAGTCGCGGACCGCGGCCGAGCCGTCGAATGTGCCGCTGGAGCCGGGCAAGCAGACGCTGACGTTCACCGTCGACATCTCCTGGGAACTGGATTAG
- the tilS gene encoding tRNA lysidine(34) synthetase TilS has product MDRPGAVSGSAGETSLHRLIRALAAFAREVPDGPWCVALSGGPDSLALAAAAARSRPTAALIVDHRLQPGSAGVASNAAEQASRLGCESAQVLTVSVGADGGPEAAARAARYAALEQARAGRPVLLGHTLDDQAETVLLGLARGSGPRSIAGMRPWAPPWGRPLLGLRRADTEAACAELGLDPWRDPHNSDPRFTRVRLRDEVLPLLEDVLGGGVAAALARTATALQEDGDALDALAETVDVEDQPQVTVFFGLPTAVRRRALRRWLLRCGAHRLTDEQLRAVDALVTDWRGQGGVAVGGAGPRERLFAERRDGRLRLRIEPV; this is encoded by the coding sequence CTGGATCGACCGGGTGCTGTGAGCGGGAGCGCGGGTGAAACGAGCTTGCACCGGCTGATCCGGGCGCTGGCGGCGTTCGCCCGCGAGGTTCCCGACGGGCCCTGGTGCGTCGCGCTCTCCGGCGGCCCGGACTCCCTGGCGCTGGCCGCCGCCGCGGCCCGCAGCCGCCCGACCGCCGCGCTGATCGTCGACCACCGGCTGCAACCTGGATCGGCGGGGGTCGCTTCGAACGCCGCCGAGCAGGCGTCACGGCTGGGCTGCGAATCCGCGCAGGTGCTGACCGTTTCCGTCGGCGCCGACGGGGGACCGGAGGCCGCCGCCCGCGCCGCCCGCTACGCCGCGTTGGAGCAGGCCCGCGCCGGTCGGCCGGTGCTGCTCGGGCACACCCTCGACGACCAGGCTGAAACGGTGCTGCTCGGCCTGGCCCGCGGGTCGGGGCCACGCTCCATCGCCGGGATGCGGCCCTGGGCGCCGCCGTGGGGCCGGCCGCTGCTGGGCCTGCGCCGGGCCGACACCGAAGCCGCCTGCGCCGAACTGGGCCTGGACCCCTGGCGCGATCCGCACAATAGCGACCCGCGATTCACCCGGGTGCGGCTGCGCGACGAGGTGCTGCCGCTGCTGGAGGACGTGCTCGGCGGCGGGGTCGCGGCGGCGCTGGCCCGCACCGCCACCGCGCTGCAGGAGGACGGCGACGCCCTCGACGCGCTCGCCGAAACCGTCGACGTCGAAGACCAGCCGCAGGTCACCGTGTTTTTCGGGCTTCCCACCGCGGTGCGGCGCCGGGCGCTGCGACGGTGGCTGCTGCGCTGCGGGGCGCACCGGCTCACCGATGAGCAACTGCGGGCCGTCGACGCGCTGGTCACCGACTGGCGCGGGCAGGGCGGGGTGGCCGTCGGTGGGGCCGGGCCGCGGGAGCGACTGTTCGCCGAACGCCGCGACGGTCGGCTGCGGCTGCGGATTGAGCCGGTCTGA
- a CDS encoding inorganic diphosphatase: MEFDVTIEIAKGDRNKYEVDHKTGRLRLDRHLYTPMGYPTDYGFIEDTLGEDGDPLDAMVLLPQSVFPGVIVEARPVAMFNMTDEAGGDAKVLCVPAGDKRWDHIQDLDDISAFELEAIKHFFVHYKDLEPGKHVDAADWVGRAEAEAEIQRSIERFQAEGH; this comes from the coding sequence GTGGAGTTCGACGTCACCATCGAGATCGCCAAGGGCGACCGCAACAAGTACGAGGTGGACCACAAGACGGGCCGGCTGCGGCTGGACCGCCACCTCTATACCCCGATGGGCTACCCCACCGACTACGGCTTCATCGAGGACACCCTCGGCGAGGACGGCGACCCGCTGGACGCCATGGTGCTGCTGCCGCAGTCGGTGTTCCCCGGCGTGATCGTGGAAGCCCGCCCGGTCGCCATGTTCAACATGACCGACGAGGCCGGCGGCGACGCGAAGGTGCTGTGTGTGCCGGCCGGTGACAAGCGCTGGGACCACATCCAGGACCTCGACGACATCAGCGCCTTCGAACTCGAGGCGATCAAGCACTTCTTCGTGCACTACAAGGATCTGGAGCCAGGCAAGCACGTCGACGCCGCCGATTGGGTGGGCCGCGCCGAGGCCGAGGCCGAGATCCAGCGCTCCATCGAGCGGTTCCAGGCCGAAGGGCACTGA
- the ftsH gene encoding ATP-dependent zinc metalloprotease FtsH, whose product MNRKTVIRTLTVVFGLLVIGLLFFYLGDDTRGYKQVDTSVAVAQIRDGNVSEAQIDDREQQVRVTLKDGKTVEGSDKLIAKYPTGLAVTLFNDLDKQDAKVNTTVKQEGFFSTLLIFMLPLLLLVFLFVMFARMQGGGRMGFGFGKSRAKQLSKDMPKTTFADVAGTDEAVEELYEIKDFLQNPSRYQALGAKIPKGVLLYGPPGTGKTLLARAVAGEAGVPFFTISGSDFVEMFVGVGASRVRDLFEQAKQNNPCIIFVDEIDAVGRQRGAGMGGGHDEREQTLNQLLVEMDGFGDRQGVILIAATNRPDILDPALLRPGRFDRQIPVSAPDLAGRRAVLRVHSQGKPIAEDADLDGLAKRTVGMSGADLANVINEAALLTARENGTIITGAALEEAVDRVVGGPRRKSRIISEQEKKITAYHEGGHTLAAWAMPDLEPIYKVTILARGRTGGHAVAVPEDDKGLMTRSEMVARLVFAMGGRAAEELIFREPTTGASSDIEQATKIARAMVTEYGMSAKLGAVKYGTEHGDPFLGRTMGTSPDYSHEVAREIDEEVRKLIEAAHTEAWEVLTEYRDVLDVLAGELLEKETLHRRELDRIMASVRKRPRITAFDDFGGRIPSNKPPIKTPGELAIERGEEWPKPAPEPAFKAAIAAASAQAAASAPSNPVPPNFAPPSPNGSGDGRHAAPNGYPQPQYPQHAGAGQHGPQGQHGQPQHGGQQQGQPQGGQPNYGAPAGWHAPGWPPAPQAPHYPPPSQPARPVYPPSGQQPPYPYPGQPQGEPGEDRR is encoded by the coding sequence ATGAACCGAAAAACCGTCATCCGGACGCTGACAGTGGTCTTTGGGCTGCTCGTCATAGGCCTGTTGTTCTTCTATCTGGGTGATGACACCCGCGGCTACAAGCAGGTGGACACCTCGGTGGCGGTCGCCCAGATCCGCGACGGCAACGTCTCCGAGGCGCAGATCGACGACCGTGAGCAGCAGGTCCGGGTCACCCTCAAGGACGGCAAGACCGTCGAGGGCTCCGACAAGCTGATCGCCAAGTACCCCACCGGGTTGGCGGTCACCCTGTTCAACGACCTCGACAAGCAGGACGCGAAGGTCAACACCACCGTCAAGCAGGAGGGGTTCTTCTCCACCCTGCTGATCTTCATGCTGCCGTTGCTGCTGCTGGTGTTCCTGTTCGTCATGTTCGCCCGGATGCAGGGCGGCGGCCGGATGGGATTCGGGTTCGGCAAGTCCCGCGCCAAGCAGCTCTCCAAGGACATGCCCAAGACCACCTTCGCCGACGTCGCCGGCACCGACGAGGCGGTCGAGGAGCTCTACGAGATCAAGGACTTCCTGCAGAACCCGTCGCGCTACCAGGCGCTCGGCGCGAAGATCCCCAAGGGCGTGCTGCTCTACGGCCCGCCCGGCACCGGCAAGACGCTGCTGGCCCGCGCGGTCGCCGGCGAGGCCGGGGTGCCGTTCTTCACCATCTCCGGCTCGGACTTCGTGGAGATGTTCGTCGGCGTCGGCGCGTCCCGGGTCCGGGACCTGTTCGAGCAGGCCAAACAGAACAATCCGTGCATCATCTTCGTCGACGAGATCGACGCCGTCGGCCGCCAGCGCGGCGCCGGCATGGGCGGCGGGCACGACGAGCGCGAGCAGACCCTCAACCAGCTGCTGGTCGAGATGGACGGCTTCGGCGACCGCCAGGGCGTCATCCTGATCGCCGCCACCAACCGGCCCGACATCCTGGACCCGGCGCTGCTGCGCCCCGGCCGCTTCGACCGGCAGATCCCGGTCAGCGCGCCGGATCTGGCCGGACGGCGCGCGGTGCTGCGGGTGCATTCCCAGGGCAAGCCGATCGCCGAGGACGCCGACCTGGACGGGCTGGCCAAGCGGACCGTCGGGATGTCCGGCGCGGACCTGGCCAACGTGATCAACGAGGCCGCGCTGCTCACCGCGCGGGAGAACGGCACCATCATCACCGGGGCGGCGCTGGAGGAGGCCGTCGACCGGGTGGTCGGCGGGCCGCGGCGCAAGAGCCGCATCATCAGCGAGCAGGAGAAGAAGATCACGGCCTACCACGAGGGCGGGCACACCCTGGCAGCGTGGGCGATGCCGGATCTGGAGCCGATCTACAAGGTGACCATCCTGGCCCGCGGGCGCACCGGCGGGCACGCCGTCGCCGTCCCCGAGGACGACAAGGGCCTGATGACCCGCTCGGAGATGGTCGCCCGGCTGGTGTTCGCGATGGGCGGCCGGGCCGCCGAGGAGCTGATCTTCCGGGAGCCGACGACGGGCGCGTCCTCCGATATCGAGCAGGCCACCAAGATCGCCCGCGCGATGGTCACCGAGTACGGCATGAGCGCCAAACTCGGCGCGGTGAAGTACGGCACCGAGCACGGCGACCCGTTCCTGGGCCGCACCATGGGCACCTCCCCGGACTACAGCCACGAGGTGGCCCGTGAGATCGACGAAGAGGTCCGCAAGCTGATCGAGGCCGCGCACACCGAGGCGTGGGAGGTGCTCACCGAGTACCGCGACGTGCTGGACGTGCTGGCCGGCGAGCTGCTGGAGAAGGAAACCCTGCACCGACGAGAACTCGACCGGATCATGGCGAGCGTGCGCAAGCGCCCGCGGATCACCGCGTTCGACGACTTCGGCGGCCGCATCCCGTCGAACAAGCCGCCCATCAAGACCCCGGGCGAGTTGGCCATCGAGCGCGGCGAGGAGTGGCCCAAGCCCGCCCCGGAGCCAGCGTTCAAGGCCGCCATCGCCGCCGCGTCCGCGCAGGCCGCGGCCTCCGCGCCATCGAACCCCGTGCCGCCGAACTTCGCGCCGCCGAGCCCGAATGGTTCCGGCGACGGCAGGCACGCCGCGCCGAACGGCTACCCGCAGCCGCAATACCCGCAACACGCGGGCGCCGGTCAGCACGGCCCGCAGGGCCAGCATGGGCAGCCGCAGCACGGTGGCCAGCAGCAGGGGCAGCCCCAGGGCGGGCAGCCGAACTACGGCGCCCCGGCCGGCTGGCACGCGCCGGGCTGGCCGCCCGCGCCCCAGGCCCCGCACTACCCGCCGCCGTCGCAGCCCGCCCGGCCGGTCTACCCGCCGTCGGGCCAGCAGCCGCCGTACCCTTACCCGGGCCAGCCCCAGGGCGAACCGGGCGAGGACCGTCGCTGA
- the dacB gene encoding D-alanyl-D-alanine carboxypeptidase/D-alanyl-D-alanine endopeptidase yields the protein MSASRPRRGRHIALALGVLVTVVALVVVAGLLTRGGHDGPPAPAPVALQAAVIPVSGDAPMPTVSGLAAALAGPLDDEDLGAFTGRIADALTGKELWAKNPNVPMQPASVTKTLTAAAALLTLDREDRLTTRVVAADSGATAGTVVLVGGGDTTISTADPGSPTWYRGAARLTDLADQLRRSGFQPTGVQVDTSLYSGPRMAQGWDGRDILGGDIAPMEPVMVDGGRTQPTTVESRRSSTPALDAGRALAGALGLDPKRVVYANTPPAGEELATVQSAPLIQRLTEMMHSSDNVMAEAVGREVAAKLGRPMSFVGGAAAVLQVLGDNGVDTSGAQLHDNSGLSVDDRLTATTLDEVVAQATGDEHPQLRPLLDMLAIAGGSGTLSDRFLGDDIRESAGWLRAKTGSLTGTNTLAGVVTDRAGRVLTFSFMSNNAGPTGRNALDTLAAVLRTCGCGS from the coding sequence ATGTCCGCATCCCGTCCGCGCCGCGGCAGGCACATCGCGCTGGCCCTGGGCGTGCTCGTCACGGTGGTGGCGCTGGTGGTCGTCGCGGGCCTGCTGACCCGCGGCGGGCACGACGGCCCGCCGGCCCCGGCGCCCGTCGCGCTGCAGGCCGCGGTGATCCCGGTGTCCGGCGACGCGCCGATGCCGACGGTCAGCGGGCTGGCCGCCGCGCTGGCCGGGCCGCTCGACGACGAGGACCTGGGCGCGTTCACCGGCCGGATCGCCGACGCGCTGACGGGTAAGGAACTGTGGGCCAAGAACCCGAACGTGCCGATGCAGCCGGCCTCGGTCACCAAGACGCTGACCGCCGCCGCGGCGCTGCTGACCCTGGACCGCGAGGACCGGCTGACCACCCGGGTGGTGGCCGCCGACTCCGGCGCCACCGCGGGCACGGTGGTGCTGGTCGGCGGCGGCGACACCACCATCTCCACCGCCGACCCGGGCAGCCCCACCTGGTACCGCGGCGCGGCCCGGCTCACCGACCTCGCGGATCAGTTGCGCCGCAGCGGTTTTCAGCCGACCGGCGTGCAGGTCGACACCTCGCTCTACAGCGGTCCGCGGATGGCGCAGGGCTGGGACGGCCGCGACATCCTCGGCGGCGACATCGCGCCGATGGAACCGGTCATGGTCGACGGCGGGCGCACCCAGCCGACGACGGTGGAGTCCCGTCGCTCGTCGACCCCGGCGCTGGACGCCGGCCGGGCGCTGGCCGGCGCGCTGGGGCTGGACCCCAAGCGGGTGGTGTACGCCAACACCCCGCCGGCCGGGGAGGAACTGGCCACCGTGCAGTCCGCGCCGCTGATCCAGCGGCTCACCGAGATGATGCACAGCTCCGACAATGTGATGGCCGAGGCGGTCGGCCGCGAGGTCGCCGCCAAACTCGGCCGGCCGATGAGCTTCGTCGGCGGCGCGGCCGCGGTGCTGCAGGTGCTCGGCGACAACGGCGTCGACACCTCCGGCGCGCAGTTACACGACAACAGTGGCCTGTCCGTCGACGACCGGCTCACCGCCACCACCCTCGACGAGGTGGTCGCCCAGGCCACCGGCGACGAGCACCCGCAGCTGCGCCCGCTGCTGGACATGCTGGCCATCGCCGGCGGCAGCGGCACCCTGTCGGACCGCTTCCTGGGTGACGACATCCGCGAGTCGGCCGGCTGGCTGCGCGCCAAGACCGGGTCGCTGACCGGCACCAACACCCTCGCCGGGGTGGTCACCGACCGGGCCGGGCGGGTGCTGACGTTCTCCTTCATGTCCAACAACGCCGGGCCCACCGGCCGCAACGCCCTGGACACCCTGGCCGCTGTGCTTCGGACCTGCGGCTGCGGCTCGTGA
- a CDS encoding zinc-dependent metalloprotease, whose translation MLDWQFAADLGARLARPGPPMSDYTRDQAIAVLADCALRAEPLVREISRLTAGQDAPEAAIVDRPDWIRAAAAGMRVLMSAATGPAEPEPEPSGLLGRAGALASTLAGRAAGAQTGAVLAFVSSGILGQFDPFGADGPRLLLVYPNIVAVERQLRVPPADFRLWVCLHEVTHRVQFSANPWLSDYMASAVGVLTGENEEQFSDLLTRVSAFARNREEGMVGLLRATMAEPQRKALDQMLVLGTLLEGHADHVMDAVGPSVVPSVHTIRARFNSRRERKHSPLQRLLRAVLGLDAKLAQYTRGKAFVDNVVGRVGMDRFNTIWTGPDTLPLPPEVDHPQRWIDRVL comes from the coding sequence ATGCTGGACTGGCAATTCGCCGCCGACCTCGGCGCGCGACTGGCCCGCCCGGGGCCGCCGATGTCGGACTACACCCGCGATCAGGCCATCGCCGTGCTGGCCGACTGCGCGCTGCGCGCCGAACCGCTGGTCCGCGAGATCAGCCGGCTGACCGCCGGACAGGACGCCCCGGAGGCCGCGATCGTCGACCGCCCGGACTGGATCCGCGCCGCGGCGGCCGGTATGCGGGTGCTGATGTCCGCCGCCACCGGGCCGGCCGAACCCGAACCCGAGCCGAGCGGCCTGCTGGGCCGGGCCGGCGCGCTGGCGTCCACGCTGGCCGGCCGCGCCGCCGGCGCGCAGACCGGCGCGGTCCTGGCGTTCGTGTCCTCGGGCATCCTCGGCCAGTTCGACCCGTTCGGCGCCGACGGACCCCGGCTGCTGCTGGTCTACCCGAACATCGTCGCCGTCGAGCGCCAGCTGCGAGTGCCGCCAGCGGACTTCCGGCTGTGGGTGTGCCTGCACGAGGTCACCCACCGGGTGCAGTTCAGCGCCAACCCGTGGCTGTCGGACTACATGGCCTCGGCCGTCGGGGTGCTGACCGGCGAGAACGAGGAGCAGTTCTCCGATCTGCTGACCCGGGTGTCGGCGTTCGCCCGCAACCGCGAGGAGGGCATGGTCGGGTTGCTGCGCGCCACCATGGCCGAGCCGCAGCGGAAGGCGCTGGACCAGATGCTGGTGCTCGGCACCCTGCTGGAGGGCCACGCCGACCACGTGATGGACGCCGTCGGGCCGTCGGTGGTCCCGTCGGTGCACACCATCCGGGCCCGGTTCAATTCCCGACGGGAACGCAAACACTCCCCACTGCAGCGGCTGCTGCGCGCGGTGCTGGGCCTGGACGCCAAGCTCGCGCAGTACACCCGCGGCAAGGCCTTCGTCGACAACGTCGTCGGCCGGGTCGGGATGGACCGCTTCAACACCATCTGGACCGGCCCGGACACCCTGCCGCTGCCGCCCGAGGTCGACCATCCGCAGCGCTGGATCGACCGGGTGCTGTGA
- the hpt gene encoding hypoxanthine phosphoribosyltransferase, whose product MQVPAHTELYPGDIESVLLSQEQIYERTNELAEAIAADHRDGGGDQDLLLVTVLKGAVMFVTDLARALPVPTQLEFMAVSSYGSSTSSSGVVRILKDLDRDINGRDVLIVEDIIDSGLTLSWLLRNLATRNPRSLRVCTLLRKPEAVRADVDVAYIGFDIPNEFVVGYGLDYAERYRDLPYIGTLDPKVYSS is encoded by the coding sequence GTGCAGGTGCCGGCCCACACAGAGCTGTACCCCGGGGACATCGAATCCGTGCTGCTGTCGCAGGAACAGATCTACGAGCGCACCAACGAGCTGGCCGAGGCCATCGCCGCGGACCACCGCGACGGCGGGGGAGACCAGGACCTGCTGCTGGTCACCGTCCTCAAGGGCGCGGTCATGTTCGTCACCGACCTGGCCCGCGCGCTGCCGGTGCCGACCCAGCTGGAGTTCATGGCCGTCAGCTCCTACGGCTCCTCCACCTCGTCGTCCGGGGTGGTGCGCATCCTCAAGGACCTCGACCGCGACATCAATGGCCGTGACGTGCTGATCGTCGAGGACATCATCGACTCCGGCCTGACGCTGTCCTGGCTGCTGCGCAACCTGGCCACCCGCAACCCGCGCTCGCTGCGGGTCTGCACCCTGCTGCGCAAACCCGAAGCCGTGCGCGCCGACGTCGACGTGGCCTACATCGGGTTCGACATCCCCAACGAGTTCGTCGTCGGCTACGGCCTGGACTACGCCGAGCGCTACCGGGACCTGCCCTACATCGGCACCCTGGACCCGAAGGTGTACAGCTCCTAA
- a CDS encoding TerC family protein: MQVTGLEWTITMVVTIAVLLFDVIVIGRRPHEPSRRECTVALSIYVGLAILFGLWVWNFHGRQYGLEFYTGWLTEYSLSVDNLFIFIIIMASFKVPRMYQQKALLIGIILALIFRGIFIAVGAVAINKFAWVFYIFGVFLIYTAIKVGRDTDHSDDTENAAIRFARNRLNFTDTWDGARLWVRENGKRVMTPMFLVIVALGTTDLMFALDSIPAIFGLTQQPYLVFTANVFALMGLRQLYFLLGDLLDRLVYLPQGLAIILGFIGVKLILHALHENTLPFINGGESVHVPEIPTLWSLAVIILVLFITMIASLIKTRASR; encoded by the coding sequence ATGCAAGTGACCGGGCTCGAATGGACCATCACGATGGTCGTCACCATCGCGGTGCTGCTGTTCGACGTGATCGTCATCGGCCGCCGGCCGCACGAACCGAGCCGACGGGAATGCACCGTCGCGCTGTCGATCTACGTCGGGTTGGCGATCCTGTTCGGGCTGTGGGTGTGGAACTTCCACGGCCGCCAGTACGGGCTGGAGTTCTACACCGGCTGGCTGACCGAATACAGCCTGTCGGTGGACAACCTGTTCATCTTCATCATCATCATGGCCAGCTTCAAAGTGCCGCGGATGTACCAGCAGAAAGCGCTGCTGATCGGCATCATTCTGGCGCTGATCTTCCGCGGCATCTTCATCGCCGTCGGCGCGGTGGCTATCAACAAGTTCGCCTGGGTGTTCTACATCTTCGGCGTGTTCCTGATCTACACCGCGATCAAGGTGGGCCGCGACACCGACCACAGCGACGACACCGAGAACGCCGCGATCCGGTTCGCCCGCAATCGGCTGAACTTCACCGACACCTGGGACGGCGCGCGGCTGTGGGTGCGGGAGAACGGCAAACGCGTCATGACGCCGATGTTCCTGGTGATCGTGGCGCTGGGCACCACCGACCTGATGTTCGCGCTGGACTCCATCCCGGCGATCTTCGGCCTCACTCAGCAGCCGTACCTGGTGTTCACCGCCAACGTGTTCGCGTTGATGGGCCTGCGTCAGCTGTACTTCCTGCTCGGCGACCTGCTGGACCGCCTGGTCTACCTGCCGCAGGGCCTGGCGATCATCCTCGGGTTCATCGGTGTGAAGCTGATCCTGCACGCCCTGCACGAGAACACCCTGCCGTTCATCAACGGCGGCGAAAGCGTGCACGTGCCGGAGATCCCGACGCTGTGGAGCCTGGCGGTGATCATCCTGGTGCTGTTCATCACCATGATCGCGAGCCTGATCAAGACCCGGGCTTCGCGCTAA